CtcaaataaagaaaagaaggcaTAGTTACGCCCAGAAGCAATGATAACTGGAGATGGGCAACATAATGACATGATCACTAGTATAAAAACCAGCCAGTTTTTCTGCCTGATCTGGCATCATTATCGTCGGATCAAATTGCCGTCGCAAAAAGGTGTCTAACCCCGTGAGGAAAGTGCAAACCAACTAACATGGAACCAACTTTCTCATGATTCCCGCCATGAGCCAAGACCTGCTGTTATCAGTACGGTGCCTGATGCATCTTTAGCCATGAACACGACGTGCAACACTCAAAACACACCAGTTGATCAGTAGCCGCTGCTTACTATAGATGGCCAGACAGTTTGACTTTTCACCCGCAATTGACTTGTCGAGAAGTGGAGTACTGTAATGCTCAAGGAGATGTAAACCGTGAGTTAAAGATCGGTCACTGCAATGTGGGCCTATGCCGAGCTGTCAGGCTGCCCCCTTTGAGCCACAGACTATCCAATGCCGCGACTCGACCAAATTCACTACTAGTTCACCTTGAAATTTGGTTCCTCGTGTTCCGTCTGCCCGAAATTAATGGCGACCACCGTCTCGGGGTTCATCcggcctctcctcctcgtctaCCTGATGatgcgagcggcggcggcggtcgggggcGTCAACTCGTCCGCCGCGTGCCCGCTCGACCTGTCCTACGTGAAAACGTTCCCGTGGGACCCCGCGCCGTGCTCGCCGACGTCGTCGAACCGCACGGCCTGCTGCACGACGCTCCTCTCCGTGTTCGGCATCGGCCTGGCCGCGCGGCTCCGGTCCAcgggccgcttccgcctcccGTCCGCTCCGGCCTCCGCGGCCTGCATCGCGGCCTTCTCCGACgcgctcgcctcgccgccgctcttgcTCCCGCCGTCCTCCTCTTCCGGCTGCTTCCCGGACCCGGCCCAGTTCGCCATCTCCCCGACCTTCTGCGCGGGGGTCACCACGGCCGCGGAGTACGCGGCCGCCGTGGGGGACGCCTCCGTCGTCGCGAGCCTCAACGCCTCCTGCGGCGCCGACCTCGCAGCCATGCCGCTCTGCTCTGCCTGTCTCGACGCCGGCATCCGCGCGTCGGCTCGGCTTACCGCCAAGGCCGGGGACAGGGCCAAGTCGCTCAGCTGCTTCTACCTCACCGTGCTATACGCGGCCGGCGTCGCCAGCAACGCCGGGCCCGTTTCCCCCGCCACAGCCAGCTGCACCCTCGGCCTCGCTCTCTCCACCCCGGcatcaccatcatcatcgtcTACGGCTACgcccagctccagctccagccccaTCAGCCACACTCACATCGCGGTCGCGACCACCATCCCGATCGCCTCCGTGCTGCTCGTCTCCCTCATCGCGCTGCTTCTCCTTTGGACCAAGCGCCGTGACGACGGCATCAAGAGGACCAGCCGCAACCGCTTGTCCGAGGAGCGGTCTCGGAGTCGGGCATCACGGGAGCGGCCCAACACGGGGTCGGTGCTGTTCGAGTTCGGGGAGCTGGCGAGGGCGACGGGCGGGTTCGCGGAGCGGAACGTGATCGGGCGAGGCGGGTTCGGGGTCGTGTACCGCGGCGTGCTCCCTGGGGACGGCTCCGTGGTGGCCGTGAAGAAGATGCTGGACCCGGACGTGgagggcggcgacgaggagttCACCAACGAGGTGGAGATCATCAGCCAGTTCCGGCACCGCAACCTCGTGCCCCTGCGCGGCTGCTGCATTACTACTGCCACCAatgacgccgacgacgacgatgaccaTCAGGGCGACAACAAGCAGATGCTGCTCGTGTACGACTACATGCCCAACGGCTCGCTGGACCGCTACATCTTCGCCGCCCAGGAGGGCGACGGGGCCGCCGCGGCGTTGATGCCGTGGGCGCAGCGGAGGAGCGTGATCCTGGACGTGGCGAGGGGGCTGGAGTACATGCACCACGGGGTGAAGCCGGGGATCTACCACCGGGACGTCAAGGCGACCAACATACTCCTGGACGCGGACATGCGGGCGCGCGTGGCGGACTTCGGGCTGGCGCGCCGGAGCCGGGACGGGCAGTCGCACCTCACGACGCGCGTGGCGGGCACGCACGGGTACCTGGCGCCCGAGTACGCGCTCTACGGGCAGCTCACGGAGAAGagcgacgtgtacagcttcggcgtgctgctgctggaggcCATGAGCGGCCGGCGCGCGCTCGACCTGTCGGACCCGTCCGGGATGGTGCTCATCACGGACTGGGCGTGGGCGCGTGTCAGGGCCGGACGGGCCAGGGAGGTGCTCGCCGAGACGCTGCGGCgcgaggcgggggaggaggaggagtgccGCCCGACTAGCGTGCAGGCCGCCGTGGCCATGGTCATGGAGAGGTTCGTGCTCGTCGGGATCCTGTGCGCGCACGTCACGGTGGCGTGCCGCCCCACCATGCCCGAGGCGCTGAGGATGCTGGAGGGGGACGTGGACGTGCCGGACTTGCCCGACCGGCCGCAGCCGTTCGGACAGAGGATCGCGTTCGACCAAGGCATCGAAGGCAGTTTCAGCACCTCGTCCGTGCTCAGCGGCCCGTTCGTCGACTTCGGCGACATGCTCAGGTGAAGATCAAGGAACGAAGCGGTGTTAGCCGTTGATGGATGAGGCCATAGATCATGCCTGGGCTTGGGAACTGGGATCATGTGGTGTACTTCTACAATTTGCATACTGCAGTAACAACAATTTGTAACTGCTagttctgatttttttttctgtattaCTGTGTTCTTGATGATTGTATTTGTGTCCGACACTATGATGCTGAATGAGCTGAAGTTGACATCAAATCAAGCttatccgcaaaaaaaaagacatcaAATCAAGCTTTTCATACTGATCTTGTTACCATTACAAACTGTTCACCATCCGACAATTGCGGTGATTACACAATCACACAGATACAATACCAGGTTACTGATTGTCTGATATTTCAGCTCCACCCCAGTGCTGGTGCCATCTTTTACAACGAAGACCAGACCGGCAGGCAGCGACCGTGTTCTAGAGACCGACTGGCACATCTAGCGACTGACATACAACATGTTCTCTTGTTCATGCAAACAGACACTGAAAGAGAGATACAATTGGCAAAATGCATGATGGACATACAAGCCAGTGGTGGACAAGATCATTCGATGGAGCGGTGTGGAGATTCAGCATCTTAGTTGTTCTCCTGCAGGTTGGGGTGGCTAGGCTGCACGCGGAAGGTGATCGGCATCTGGGCTGCAAAGTCCCTTTCTGTATGGTACCCAAGCTCAAGATCCCTCAAGCTCCCGCTCAGCGCGATGTCATGCTGGTGCTGCATGAGAAGGGAGAAAAACAGCGGCTTAGGTAAGCTTTCAATTTCTTTCGTGATTAATTTTGTGCAGATTGTACTGTACCCAAAACTTTTGCATAAAGTTGGAAAGCTGGTAATTTCCCCCTTTTTTCAAACGGCTATTTGTTCATGAGTTTTGTATAGGAGTCTGGTTTTTAGGCTGTCAAGTGATATTGATACTACAAGGCAAAGAAAAATTCAGTGTTGGAAATGAGTGATGACAACCAGGAgccaaatattttttttacacgaATGAGCTAGTAAGTATTGAAATCCCCTGGATGGTTAATCTGGTGGTATTGCAGTTTTTAACAACTTCTGTCAATGGCGGAGGAATCTTATGTGCTTTCAACTCATTTAGGAATCTCCTATGTGTTCTTTATCAAACATAGAATTTGCATGCTTCTCTGAAAAACACTGATGCAATTTCCATGAATGATGAAACAATCAACATTGGAACAGTCTTAGAGAAAATCAGCATTTGAAAAGTCTGCCAAGATAGTGTGCAGCTTGCATACCAAATTTATAAGGTCAAGGACTGGATTGGCAATTTTAGATGACCACCCTGATAACAGTGTTTGTTATCAGATCCTGTAACTATGTAAccgtcttttctttttaatatatttgcagTAGATCATTGATCTAAGTTTTCGCTCCAAAAAGGAAGAATATACAACTTATACACGTAGAAGTTCACCAAATGAGAAGGGATTCTAAAAGGTCACTTACCAGTTTAAAAGCCAACAGCTTGTTCTCGTCTTCCAGCATTTTACCCTGCAGTTGAACAAGAAAATGGTCGATGAGAACAGAAGCATAACAGAACTGGTCTATGATCAACCAAAATGCACAATCCAAAATCATGTGGGATCTCTAGTCAGGCATCTAGAAATAGATCATACGCTTTTAATGAGCCTGTCCCAGTGCTCCATCTGCAAGGCCAAAACAAGGCAACGTCAGAAGCCAAATCATTTCAGAAGTGATATAGTGTCAGCCAACAAATCGAACAATTATATTGCCTGTTTTTCATGCACGTTTGTCAGCCCATTATCAAGTGCTTCCTCAATCATGATCAACTCTTTTGGTTGCAGCGAGTTCAGATCTTCGCCTTTCAAGTGCCTGTACCATCATCACAGTGGATGACTGAAACCTCCATAGACAGCAACACTGAacttcaaagaaaaaagaagcaattTGTTCACATTTACCTGAGCTCAATCTGCATGTTATCGTTCTCTTTTTTAATTCGGTCGATCTCTGCACTAAGGCTCTGAAACGTTTGATGTGCTGATCAGTGAGAAATCATTCTGCTCAATCTGAGTAAATTGACCTTATAAAAGTACGGAGTACCTTGTGCTTCTCATCCCATAGTATCTTCCCAGAGTTGATCTGGTACTTCTCCAAGATTCTGGATAGCCTACATGTCTCACCAAAATGATGCATAAATACAGGCATAAATGTTACCGAACGTGTCACTTCAGACTTTCAGAGTATGAATCGAGTGGTTCACCAAGCTGTAGTGACTAAAACTAAATATATCCTCCTATAGAAAGACCGACAAAACGACTATAAATTGCATATTTACCAACAGCAAAGAACCTAACGTCAAATccattgagaaaaaaaagggtccTCTTTTTGGTTAAAAATCACCTAAAAGTTAAAGCACCCACACCGTCATACGCCGCAAACAGTACATATCAAAGAACCGATAAAGGAGCAGCAGGTAGGGCACGCACGAGGTCTTGGAGGAGCAGAACTCGTAGAGCTTGCCGGCGCTGGAGAAGATGACGACGCCGACCTCGGCGTCGCACAGCACGctgatctccttggccttcttgAGGATCCCGTGCCGGCGCTTCGAGAAGGTCACCTGTCGGTTGGCGGGGTTCTCGATCCGCTTGATCTCGATCTTCCCGCGCCCCatccctcctccttcttcttcctccggcgGCGCCAGGGAGGGCAGGCTGGTGTGGTGTGGTGTGCTTTGGGGGGAAGCGTTGGTGGACTGGTGGGGGAAGGAGGTGGAGTAAAGGAGGCCGCCatgggaggaagaggaatggCGATGAGGGGACTTTCGGGGTGGTTCGGAGGTGGGAGCCGGAAACGGCAAGTGCTCTGTTTGCTTTGCTTGGCTTCCGGTGGCTAGTTTGCTTGCTTGTGGATGCTGTCAGATTTGATTTGAGCGCTGAAAGCCCAAACCGGGGGAAAGGTCTTTGATTTGACTAATGATCGTTCCCGGGTTCCCCGTACGTCGTGTTACGTCTTGTCTATGTTGCTGATAGCCTGAAACTCGCGTAGGATTGTTTCCTGAAGCTACAAGATCAGCGAGTCCAAATTCTACCAGGGGTTGTGTGTCTGCGTGCATTCATGTGTAAATGTGTTACAGAACGTCttcgcaaaaaataaaaaaatgtgttaCTGAATGTCTGTATCATGTTACATCTCGTATGGAAATGAGAAAgtgaaaacaaggaaaaaaatgtgtgtGTCACGTTTGTTTATTGTGTTCTATAAGAatctactacctccgtttctaaattaaaaaaatcttaactttgtcttaagtcaaactttttaaaattttatcatgtttatacaaaaaTATACCAACTTATATGACTCTAAGTTACTTCCTAGgttcctaaattgttgtcgttgttttagttcaaacttgcactaaaacaacgacaagaatttaggaatttaggaatttaggaacggagggaatagttttattaaatccatcgtGATATATATTTCCATACTATACttattttatactccctccgttccgaaataaatgacgtggatCTGTATAAATcaacgtcacttatttcaggcaaatccacatcaatttttaaaaatctGGCTTATgacaaagctaggacttcCTACATTTATGACAGATGCCACCACtgcaaaaaaaactatatgAATCATCATCGCATAATGCTCATACTCTAGTTAAGAGAGCTCTTTTTCTTCAGCACGGCCGGTTTTATTGGCTAGTTAAGCCATAGACCGATGCTTGTATTGTTATTTCAATTAATGAATAAAAGCTATGTGtttcgctaaaaaaacaaagatatGAGCAAGAAGACACGCCCAAACGACCAATCTTGGTATGGAATACAAGCAATATCAAAGATATTAACCTTATCTTGGTATTTTGGGGGAAAGTCCAGCTTTATCCAACTCTTACTTGCATGAAATACAAGCAATATTTGGGGTCCCAAGAAGCCACAAAACAGTGACCAAACAACTGGTCTCGTCCCAACAAATCGAGCCTTCAGATCTTGAGATTGAGCGTCCAAATGATTGGTTTCGTCCTGACAAATCGAGCCGTCACCACAAATGCATCATAGTTGTTGACGGGGACGTCAACTAATAAGAATAGTATCAGTTAAATCcgaaaataaatgaattagaAATCTAGCTGGGCTGGTTTCAAGAAACCAGATCAGCTACGTTTAGTTCCAAGCAGCTTGTGGTTATAACAAAGCCCTTTTTAGCCCATACAAAATTTACTCAAGAATTCCCAACTTCAGGCCGAATTTATCCGTGGCCCGTTTATTCTATTTATTGAAAAACATTAACCTCTtcggtgatttttttttgttaagaaaatAACCCGGGGAAACCGGCTAGTACGGGCTGTGAGCCGAGACCATGGGCCCCGAATCCGATGCACCTCTCCTGTGGTCTGTGGACCGAGGAGTCGTCACCCAAGTCAGCAGCAGAAAACAACTACGCCGAAGAAAAAAGTCAGCAACAGAAGCTGGTCCAAAGCCCATGCCCCCCTTCTCCAAAACGAGCAAGGCAAACGGCGGCGAGGCCACGAGCCAACGCGCAACGCCGACGAGGAAACTGGAGTTCGAGGGCTGACGCACGCCAAACCCCCACCCCACTCCAGCGCGCCGCCGCATTCTCATCCCACGAAACCATCCGCGTTCCTCGTTACCAAATCCGGGGGCCGCTTTCTCGTTTGCGTTACTTCTCCAATCGATCTCCATCCTATCTCAGCCAAAACCACGCGCGTTCTCGATTGCATACCACTCCTTCCACCATCAGCCCTcaaaaaccctagccgccccCTCCCCCTCGATCTAATGCTCTGACCTCCCCGCCTCCCCGCGTTGCCATGGACGACCCTGGGGCCGTCccctcgtcctcttcctccgccgccgccgcagctgccgccaccacccctagggttccggctgccgcgccccccgccgccgtggccccgCCCCCTCTCGCGCCGCAGCAggtgcctgctgctgctgttgcggCAGCGGGGGCGGCTCCCCAAGCCGCGGCGGTGCCCCGCAGGCAGATTTTCTCCGTGGAGCTGAAGCCTGGGGAGACCACCATCGTGTCCTGGAAGAAGCTGCTCAAGGAGTCTGGACAGGCAGGCAcatcgcagccgccgccagcagcggcagcggcagagcCTGCGGTCGCTGCGCAACTGGGCCTGCCCGGTGCGGTAAGCAGTACTCCGGTTGATGTTGTTCTCTGTTGATTGATCAAGTGTGGTAGTTTGCGCTGCTCAGGTTTGCTTTGCCAGTAGATGCGAAAGCGCAATCAGTCAAGGCCATaatctttgatccggaacTGTAAATGTGTCCGTCTCGAGCTTCTCATAGGAAATTAGCTTTGTAGGGTGAGAGAGTAGGAGATTAAATCTATGATTTCGTACTTCAGTGGCATTTCCTGCTTTGCTCGTAATTCATTGCAATTGGTAATTGTTTTCGCATAGAT
The Brachypodium distachyon strain Bd21 chromosome 2, Brachypodium_distachyon_v3.0, whole genome shotgun sequence genome window above contains:
- the LOC100823256 gene encoding probable receptor-like protein kinase At1g11050, producing MATTVSGFIRPLLLVYLMMRAAAAVGGVNSSAACPLDLSYVKTFPWDPAPCSPTSSNRTACCTTLLSVFGIGLAARLRSTGRFRLPSAPASAACIAAFSDALASPPLLLPPSSSSGCFPDPAQFAISPTFCAGVTTAAEYAAAVGDASVVASLNASCGADLAAMPLCSACLDAGIRASARLTAKAGDRAKSLSCFYLTVLYAAGVASNAGPVSPATASCTLGLALSTPASPSSSSTATPSSSSSPISHTHIAVATTIPIASVLLVSLIALLLLWTKRRDDGIKRTSRNRLSEERSRSRASRERPNTGSVLFEFGELARATGGFAERNVIGRGGFGVVYRGVLPGDGSVVAVKKMLDPDVEGGDEEFTNEVEIISQFRHRNLVPLRGCCITTATNDADDDDDHQGDNKQMLLVYDYMPNGSLDRYIFAAQEGDGAAAALMPWAQRRSVILDVARGLEYMHHGVKPGIYHRDVKATNILLDADMRARVADFGLARRSRDGQSHLTTRVAGTHGYLAPEYALYGQLTEKSDVYSFGVLLLEAMSGRRALDLSDPSGMVLITDWAWARVRAGRAREVLAETLRREAGEEEECRPTSVQAAVAMVMERFVLVGILCAHVTVACRPTMPEALRMLEGDVDVPDLPDRPQPFGQRIAFDQGIEGSFSTSSVLSGPFVDFGDMLR
- the LOC100823553 gene encoding MADS-box transcription factor 2-like, producing MGRGKIEIKRIENPANRQVTFSKRRHGILKKAKEISVLCDAEVGVVIFSSAGKLYEFCSSKTSLSRILEKYQINSGKILWDEKHKSLSAEIDRIKKENDNMQIELRHLKGEDLNSLQPKELIMIEEALDNGLTNVHEKQMEHWDRLIKSGKMLEDENKLLAFKLHQHDIALSGSLRDLELGYHTERDFAAQMPITFRVQPSHPNLQENN